In Flavobacterium cerinum, one genomic interval encodes:
- a CDS encoding inorganic diphosphatase: MSTLNIESFDAFIEIPRGSRNKYEYDFEQKRIRFDRMLYSAMFYPADYGFIPETLALDGDPLDVLVLFTEPSVPGCLVEVKPIAVFKMADDKGPDEKIVCVPVSDPIMNKLNDITDINVHTVQEIEHFFQVYKDLENKKVDVQGWGDVKEAHAMIEECAKRFQELDQAKKDSYSIKL, translated from the coding sequence ATGAGTACACTTAATATTGAATCATTCGATGCGTTTATCGAAATCCCAAGAGGAAGCAGAAATAAATACGAATACGACTTTGAACAAAAGAGAATCCGTTTTGACAGAATGTTATATTCTGCCATGTTTTACCCGGCAGATTACGGATTTATTCCTGAAACTTTAGCTTTGGACGGAGATCCGCTTGATGTTTTGGTATTATTCACGGAGCCATCTGTTCCGGGATGTTTGGTTGAGGTAAAACCAATCGCTGTTTTTAAAATGGCGGATGATAAAGGACCGGATGAGAAAATCGTTTGTGTACCGGTATCGGATCCGATCATGAACAAATTAAACGATATCACGGATATTAATGTTCATACTGTACAGGAAATTGAACATTTCTTCCAGGTATATAAAGATCTTGAAAATAAAAAAGTGGATGTGCAAGGTTGGGGTGATGTGAAAGAAGCACACGCTATGATCGAAGAATGCGCAAAACGATTCCAGGAATTGGATCAGGCTAAAAAAGATAGCTATTCCATTAAATTATAA